DNA from Salinispora arenicola:
TCGGAACTGCCGAACACCCTGCGGACGCCACCGACGCCCCAGCGGTCGAACCTGTATGCCAACGACGGCAGCACGTTGATCACGTCCTTCTACCAGGAGGACCGGGCGGACGTGCCGCTGCACGAGGTGGCCCCGGTGATGCGTCAGGCGATCCTCGCCGCCGAGGACGCCCGCTTCTACCAGCACCGTGGGGTGGACCTGCGCGGGGTGATCCGGGCGTTCACCGCCAACCAGCGCGGCGGTGAGGTTCGGCAGGGGGCGTCGACACTGACCATGCAGTACGTCCGCAACGTGCTGGCCAGCGACCCGCGCCTGACCGAACAGCAGCGCCGGGCCGCCACCGAGGTCACCTCCGCGCGCAAGGTGCAGGAGGTGCGGTACGCGCTGGCGTTGGAGCGGGAGCTGAGCAAGGACGAGATCCTCGCCCGCTACCTCAACATCGCGTACTTCGGGGCCGGGGCGTACGGGGTGGCCGCGGCGAGCAAGCGCTACTTCACCAAGTCACCGGCCGAACTGACCCTGGCCGAGGCAGCGCTGCTCGCCGGCCTGGTCCGTTCCCCACACACCCACGACCCGCTCAACGGTGACGCCGATGCCGCAGTGTCGCGCCGGGCGTACGTGCTGGACCAGATGGTGCAGGCCGGGCAGCTCGCGGCCGACGACGCGGCCCGGGCAGCGGCCGAACCGCTCAGGCTGCGCCCCAGTGAGACGCCGAACGACTGCGCGGCGGTGCCAGCAGCGCACAACGACTGGGGCTTCTTCTGCGACTGGTTCACCCGTTGGTGGAACTCGCAGGAGGCGTTCGGGTCGACGGTCGACGAGCGGCAGCTGGCCCTGCGGCGCGGCGGCTACTCGATCGTGGCGTCCCTGGACCCGGCGGTGCAGCAGGCCACGGTCGGGCAGGTGAGCCGGATCTACCCGACGGACCACCCGCACGCGCTACCGACCGCGGTGGTCCAGCCCGGCACCGGGCGGGTACTGGCCATGGCGGTCAACCGCACCTACGGCGTTCAGGAGAACCCGGCCGGGTGGAAGAACCGCCCGAACACGGTCAACCAGCTGGTTGCCGGCGGCGGCGCGATTCAGGGTTACCAGGCCGGGAGTACGTTCAAGCTGTTCACCGTGCTGGCCGCCGTGGAGGCCGGGATGCCGTTGAACACGGTGTTCGACGCGCCCGACCGGATCATCACCCGCTTCCCGAGTGGCGAGGCGAGCTGCGGCGGGAGGTGGTGCCCGCGCAACGCCAGCTCACGGGTTGACGGCGAGCACACCATGTGGAGTGCGTTCGGCCAGTCGGTCAACACGTACTTTGCCTGGTTGACCGAGCGGGTCGGCGCAGATCGGGTGGTGGAGATGGCCGAGCGGCTGGGCATCGTGTTCCGAGCGGCGAGCGACGAGCGGCTGGCCCGGCACGGTGCCCGCGAGTGGGGGCCGTTCACATTGGGCGTCTCGGCGACCACTCCCCTGGACCTGGCGAAC
Protein-coding regions in this window:
- a CDS encoding transglycosylase domain-containing protein — translated: MTRPPLNKIMTVLLAGLLAGLGLAVAALPAALVYGVGLSALAAPYSELPNTLRTPPTPQRSNLYANDGSTLITSFYQEDRADVPLHEVAPVMRQAILAAEDARFYQHRGVDLRGVIRAFTANQRGGEVRQGASTLTMQYVRNVLASDPRLTEQQRRAATEVTSARKVQEVRYALALERELSKDEILARYLNIAYFGAGAYGVAAASKRYFTKSPAELTLAEAALLAGLVRSPHTHDPLNGDADAAVSRRAYVLDQMVQAGQLAADDAARAAAEPLRLRPSETPNDCAAVPAAHNDWGFFCDWFTRWWNSQEAFGSTVDERQLALRRGGYSIVASLDPAVQQATVGQVSRIYPTDHPHALPTAVVQPGTGRVLAMAVNRTYGVQENPAGWKNRPNTVNQLVAGGGAIQGYQAGSTFKLFTVLAAVEAGMPLNTVFDAPDRIITRFPSGEASCGGRWCPRNASSRVDGEHTMWSAFGQSVNTYFAWLTERVGADRVVEMAERLGIVFRAASDERLARHGAREWGPFTLGVSATTPLDLANAYATVAADGRWCAPLPVVRITDAAGRPVAAASPDCRQAVARDVARAAVDAARCPVGDRSMYQGCEGGTAEDLRARLGRPVAGKTGSSEGYGTESIVAATPQLAVAAIATNPDDPQDPVGHAVQKRMTTAVAELMSLALQGQPVRDFVPPSEVTAFETARRGE